AGAGGTTCTAGTCTACGGCGTTTTTTCAGCGAAAACTGTAAAAAAGCGGTTATTTTTAGGGGTTCGAGGGTTTGAGGGCTCTAATAGTAATGCTCTAAATTGCAGAAGACGGACGATTCGGCAATTCCCGTATGGGACAGAGCTGCTTTAAGCTTCGTATATATGGGCCGGAAAACAGATACAGCCCAGACAACCAAATAACTCGATTTCATTCAAGACGAACCTGATTGAGAATAATGCAGCCTACCAAAGTCAGGGCCAAGAAAGTTTCCTCTCTAGACTCAGAAAAAAAGTTTCCTCTCGCGTGTAAGGGCTCTGTCAGATAGAGTCCGGACGGCCCGACCCTACCCTGCCGTCGGCGAGGAGCAAGGATGACGGCGCCGAGGAGGTGGAGGTTCGCGATGGTCTGCTCGTCGAACATGAACCGGAGCATGGAGGCGCACGCGGTGCTGGGCCGCGCGGCGCTCGACGTCGAGTCCTACGGCACCGGCTCCCAGGTGAAGCTCCCAGGCCCGTCGATGCACGAGCCCAACGTCTACGACTTCGGCACCCCTTACGGCGGCATCTACGACGACCTCCGCCGCAAGGATCCCGACCTGTCCgtactattctaatctcttccctttccttctttcGGTGATCTGGTGCTCGGGGAGGCTGttcttgggtttatttgaaacAAACGGGAGGCTGTTACGGCCTGGCCGTTTGAGGATTTTGGATATGGTTTATAAAAAAAATTATGGTGGTTTGGAGGAAACGTAGATAAATCGTGCAAATGTTTTGCGATATCTGGGGTTCCTTCGTACCCATTGTATCCCCTTTTCTCACTATTAGATTCAGCTCCCCCGATTTTGTTTGAAGCGCCTGTCGATTAGTTCTGATTCAGAGACATGTAATCGTTAATGATTCGAGGGGGCAAATGCGGCAAATCGACTTGAGCCTTCTTTCTAAGAAAAAACACTGAGATAACTTAACTCCGGATATTTTTGTCTGTGGATTCCCCTAGCACTTTGTCAATGCATTCTTGTGCTGAGTATGGATTTTTTGTGACCCATACAGGTACAAGAGGAACGGCCTACTGCCAATGCTGAAGAGGAACATCTCGGTGAAGCTGGCGCCGCAGAGGTGGCAGGATAACGCCGGCGATGGGGTGTTTGATATGATACTCACCTTTGAGGAGAGGGTCTTCGACTTAGTCGTTGAAGGTAATCAACTGACAGGGGGGGGTGGCAATTTTGGTCTACAAAGCACTTCGGGGACTAATCGCTAGAAACCTTTAGGATTGCATGATTTTGTTGGCATTCACCAAGGTTGGGATTTGGTCGTGTGCAGATATGAATAACCGTGAGCAGAGGTTATTGAAGAGCGTGCTGATAATCAATATGGACGTGAAAGATAACCATGAAGAAGCTGCTATTGGGGCAAAGCTTGCTTTGGATTTATGCCACAAGGTATCCAAACAGCATAACATATACAGTGTGCAAAGTTATTCCTTCCAATGATTTTCTAATCACCAAGAAAAATATATCTTTGTGTTTATTTTCGATATgtattttgtacaaattgtgtgaatGCTAATGATAGTGACGAACTAACTGTGCTCCCGCACACTAGGGACAATACATGCTAAATTGGATTGGGCCCATGTACTACTTTAAATCTTAAATTATAGAAAAGGAGTGTTACTTAAAGTAAATAAATAGCTAAATGATGATGGAAGCTCTAGAACAGCTAAATCTTAGTGCAAGTTTACTAGTTCAACAAGCTAGTGCAGTGaataaaaaaaaaacagaaacgaaTCATCCATCGCAATTGGCATATTATTGCCGACATCATCCTCTTAGGTCTCCACTTCATAGCTCCATCCTCAATCCTCTTCTGTCCTCATGAACAAGTACTTAATAAGTGCACCACTTAAATTATCCTTTGAGATCCTAGTTGTATAGCCAATCCACAGGTAGCAACGAATAGAAAGGTTTTGGTAATTTACCACTTGGACAGCAGGCTACGTGCATTTTTGATGAAACAGAAAAATGACCATCAGTAAATAAATACTAGTGATCAAGTCTAGCGTCTCAATCACCATGCAAGTGAATGTACTTGATACGTAGAAATCTTCAGGAAATGCCAATCCAAAGATTCGTGTTTCAGGATACACCACTCCTTTTCTCATGTCAGTGGGAAGCCTACCTTGAAACGTGACATGATTGTAGTTCcataccctaaaaagattatgttaTGGTATAGCATGGATTCATTATTGCAAACCTGATAATACACCCaatcggccaacctaagtgttctggtGACTTTCGCTGACAATTTTATTGATACTGTATGGGAATAGTATCTCCTGTGCCTGCCAAATTGCCACATCAAATCACACCAATGAGGTTGCGTTGCTGCGTTGGTCAATTATACCTGCAGGGATCCCTCTGTATACACAACCATTCGTTTCATGTAAATTCACCTAGTATGATTCTGTGCCTGTGACTCCTAAGCATTGTCTTTAACGTTGCCCTTCTTTTCCCCCAAACATGCCTCTTCAGGGTACCCTGTCCTTGAAGGATTCACGAATTGCAACTCCCTCCACTATGTAATGCACACGGTTTTTCATGTTATCACTTGCATATTTCACAATATGATACTTTATACAAAATTAATAAGACACTCAAGTAGGACGAATATGCCTCAACCCATTATTTAAGAGTGGGTGTACAACTtgcctcaagagagctggtgatggCACTTCTAATGTTATTCACGTATTCCTGTCTCATTTTAAAATTAGTCACTTAGTCCTATCTCATCAGCAAGCTCGGCATCCTATTGTGAGCATATATATATTTTTCACTTAAGGAAAAAATCCATGCAGCAATGAAGGTCGACACTGTTGATGAAAATCCATGCAGCAATGAAggttgaaactgttaataaaaagtCATGCAGCAATGAAGGTAGGGTTTAGGGTGAGGGCTTTGAAGCTGAAGTTCTGGGGCTAATTTTCTTTGATCTGAAATCAGCTGCCAACCTTGGCATGCAGACACCATCTAGTGCCGTGAATTCCTACTGGGCCAGCATCAGCATATTAACAACCTCCACGTATACCTAGGTTTGAACTTTGAAGGTGATCAATGCACTTGAGGTTCTTGACAGTGAGCGGGAGGCTGAGATATGTGATAGGGTATGAGGAGAGCCTCGCCGGGATCCTTTCTAGGATGTCGTCATCCAACATGATACCATTGCATCTAATTGGTGCAACAAGGCTTTTTGTAAATTAGTCACTAGGCCAGTGATGTGGCCAAACTTGATAAGAATCCGAGAGAGGGCTGTCACGTCCTTAGTAGGAGCAACAAAAATGGCCTCATCATCGGCATACATGGAGGTTCTGAATCTCGGTCCTTGCCCAGCCAGACGTTGGTCACGTTGCAACCAGCCCTGAATAGTGGCCTTCTCAAGAATGCTTTGAAGAGGGTCAATGGCAATCACGAATAAGAGAGGTGATAGAAGGTCGCCCTGTCTGAGCCCACAACCATGCCCTATAGGGTTTCCATGCACACCATGAAGCAGGAtgggcgaggaggaggaagcgaACAAGGCGGCCACCCAATCCCGGAACCTAGGAGGAAAACCCCGGCGCGCGACTGCGCGAGCACATCGAAGATATAGTCCCAAGGGACGGAGTCAAAGGCCTTTTTAGTGTCAAGCTTGAGCAGCAACATCGATCTCTTGTTGCGGTGGAGTCTTCTAGCATAATTGTGGACAAAAAGAAAGTTGTCATGGATGCTTCGTCCCTTGATGAACACACTTTGGGCGTTGAAGACCAAGGTGCTCATGTGCAGAGACAATCTGTTTGCCGAAATTTTCACCATGATCTTAGCAATGGCATGGATCAGACTGATCGGGCGGAAGTCACTAATCTCCTTGGTGCCGTCCTTGGGAAGAAGAGCAATATTCACGTAGTTGAGCTGATAAAAAATGGTCGTGTGGAGATTGGAGAAAAGGTTGACGACCGCCATGATGTCGAGCGCAATCACTTCCCAACAGGATGTGAAGAACGTGCCAGTAAACCCATCCGGACCGGGGGCCTTGTCACCAGACATTCCCATGACGGCCACCTTGACCTCTTCCTCCGAATAAGGTGCGTCGATACCCTCAAGATTGGAGGCAGTGATACGCAAGTCCGGCCAGTTGAAGTCATAAGGGCGCTGAATAGGATGGCCCAGAGTGTTGGAGAAATGCGAGTGAACGATGGCCTCCTTCTCGTCATGGCTCGTGACCCATCCGTGGTTGTGCCTTACCTGATGAATAAAGTTTACGCGTCTACGCCATTAACAGGCAGGTGGAAGAATCAGGTGTTTGCATCCCCCCCACCCAGATGAGAGATGCGGGCACATAGCTTTTTCCTTGTATATTCAAGAACCACCGAGGCAACAACTCTTTTCTGTAGCTGTTGTCTAATGTCGGCCTCCTCTGCGGATAAAGAATGGTGCTCCATGGCGACACCAAAATGGAGGATCACCTCCAAGGCCATGTGCAACTGGAGTTTAGCGTTGGAGAAGAGGGGCTTGCTCCACGACCGAGACAGGAGGCCACCAGCTGGAGCTTGTGATAGAGGATTTGACACGGCTCTACATGCCCATGCGGCTTCGCCCAAGACTTTTTCAACCACCTCCTTAAACCCCGGAATCTTGACAAGTTCTTGAATTTGAAGGATCTTGGCCGCTTCGGACCCTGGTCATGAGCCAAAACGAGTGGGCAATGGTTGGATAGGAACGATGACGAAGCATGCAGAATGTGGTTTCTGAACATGATGTCAGCTTGCATAATGTGGGATTGAGCCTCTCATTGGACCAAGTGAACTTGCGGTTCAATCCCCACACATTCTAACTTGGTATGTTTATTATGTTTGGGCTACGCATGTTGGAACTTAAGCCTACTCATCAACCAGCCCCATGAAGGCAATTCGGCAGCAGCCATCAGCATGCGGGACAAAGGAGGCAGACGGTAGTGAACCAAATTTTTGGGATCGAACAGATTGCATAAGAGAGCAGCACACAACTTTCATGAAGCAGT
Above is a window of Triticum dicoccoides isolate Atlit2015 ecotype Zavitan chromosome 5B, WEW_v2.0, whole genome shotgun sequence DNA encoding:
- the LOC119308120 gene encoding RNA polymerase II subunit A C-terminal domain phosphatase SSU72-like; the encoded protein is MTAPRRWRFAMVCSSNMNRSMEAHAVLGRAALDVESYGTGSQVKLPGPSMHEPNVYDFGTPYGGIYDDLRRKDPDLYKRNGLLPMLKRNISVKLAPQRWQDNAGDGVFDMILTFEERVFDLVVEDMNNREQRLLKSVLIINMDVKDNHEEAAIGAKLALDLCHKLEAVAGDWEEIIDDLIAAFEKQHKRKLTYYISFY